Proteins encoded together in one Bactrocera neohumeralis isolate Rockhampton chromosome 4, APGP_CSIRO_Bneo_wtdbg2-racon-allhic-juicebox.fasta_v2, whole genome shotgun sequence window:
- the LOC126755841 gene encoding uncharacterized protein LOC126755841 has product MLTKLSLPAVICVFLLTATIAAETTTNTTTKTVPTARVNDVGNSTTSRDKAITTVEITTQVNCSKSVSRSRSQKDVGTTPLNASKFGNKIRAVSEGVRGGETTTSLLPLQPPLNVTSTTTSNFLAPTTGRRSARRQQESAAPPQSQTLSPAQLLLSPPTKSQTSSTAATNAIVRSPLARALRQSNVNVENVANVVRNDSNTLQHDSEKKDLRKANELIPAPVVEIYSENDTKSSDPNTHRTLRQKSKSSEYIHFDINEEDGSIHATAAPTRATRVETVNEVLSNLFPNGFTDIFRFSYASEQPTQAVATQGTGEMSKSASVATPETTTEAKLTTAPSSTTTTATPSTEKSEQSHTKAFYSYETSVSKEYRRELRPGHTEIVVEKLQLLPRGANVGSDEFSDGSNLITKDDLLRINRAAADAPVLPSLLMNPSQENANGTVEQQSRKQTPIIILSDDNSADMEGISAEDNLIAESQNVGQRVYQRLPLDDKPYGYKVGVQRQRLRPDTNANVRLIHDESPNLSESISQQPIFVAEPEPPADDDKAELFVEVSRHGAPSQQLDNFQEHAEQTFHQLSPTPEAPSRQFLRNFNPVLSPEAAPSTPKASFHYESNALQPIIFIQDGKQASNPSVESGVVAAKVENAAQPQKQSATELPRLPLLQYDKDAAQIRYLKEQQLLQQQQQLLQQQQQILLQQQQQEQQHQQHAQLISQQQQLQWQEKQQQQKIQQQQQIQEHQQQQLTGDKRQQTLFQPTPQHEQQQQLQQFHKELQQHQQRQQPIHQHYAIYQQHPPPHEYKQGKQQQQQIAYEKQQQAVELTRRLQQQQEEEKLKLQQQQQQQIQEQLSIQQAQHEAQRQNIQQQQPYAQTQSQQQQYATQPSAPSPASKQQTQISADSVAAPASFNQQSYHHPLVTPLSHRAPATPTPHSVVFVTLHAPTPPSQFVKAQTSPPTYTQKSPHEYVSAAVSGAATSQHPPHVSPTPPAIVRRPHGGYTFVEVQKSVNIHNKLITEKDGKLVEEHETIYPLPQYTPQQYQQQKQPAVIQSSSKPAAIIPPPSQQATQQTAKPSATEAPANRAEVPHTHYPIQYAQQLALIEEGVHPNDYILVPKEYASLSANPINVQHIDEPEQQEEASSYAHQQQVLPLPNHRQSNEHNHAGYESEQHPQEYVQYVQQNYAQPAEPHPDPHPAQQQTQHASTEQNTQEIHPQTQPQPYTEEHHPAVEKEVVEQVVTKQVEKIVERPVHIPYPVHVQQYIDRPYPVQEIVETHIPVPYPVPEPVPVPVHVERYVDRPYPVEKIVEKRIPYPVEKVVEKIIEKEIPVEVEKVVEKLVDRPVPIPIRVPVAVPVPYTHQPLPEYNENAEIYSPLYHPHPNALGGWSDQTVISDYGGRRPTNLQIPPKVLQNYYTRMLKKLLPQALAQRGTPSSESSTSNTIYTHTQARPKKPTTSTANALKTTKQPISVSPSSSPNKQHSFKIGDIRFDLKPPPPPPTGPEWSKGSRYIYNTLPHDLSVADSSDTEQLADTYNGPFTSHNEAYDEFQRWRNGHTLKRSPQFGRNLQMEYGFKPPLVPSVEINDQGIPLNAEEKKSEQ; this is encoded by the exons ATGTTAACAAAACTGTCGTTACCAGCTGTCATCTGTGTATTTTTATTAACCGCAACAATAGCGGCGGAAACAACAACCAATACTACAACAAAGACAGTACCAACCGCAAGAGTGAATGATGTCGGCAACAGTACAACATCACGGgacaaagcaataacaacagtgGAAATAACAACACAAGTCAATTGTAGTAAAAGTGTGAGTAGAAGCAGAAGCCAAAAAGATGTCGGCACTACCCCGCTAAATGCGTCGAAATTTGGCAACAAAATCAGAGCCGTGTCAGAGGGTGTGCGCGGCGGCGAAACAACAACATCACTACTGCCACTACAACCACCTTTAAATGTGACAAGCACCACAACAAGCAATTTCCTCGCACCAACGACCGGCAGGAGATCCGCCAGGCGCCAGCAGGAGAGCGCTGCGCCACCTCAGTCCCAGACGCTTTCGCCGGCACAATTGCTTTTGTCTCCACCCACGAAGTCACAAACATCTTCAACAGCAGCTACAAATGCGATTGTGCGTTCTCCATTGGCTCGCGCCTTAAGACAGTCAAATGTCAATGTGGAGAATGTTGCCAATGTTGTCAGAAATGACAGTAACACATTGCAACATGACAGcgagaaaaag GATCTCCGAAAGGCAAACGAATTAATACCAGCACCAGTCGTAGAGATTTATAGCGAAAATGACACGAAAAGCTC CGACCCAAATACTCATAGAACTCTGCGTCAAAAGTCAAAGTCAAGCGAGTACATACATTTCGACATAAATGAAGAGGATGGCAGCATACATGCAACGGCAGCACCAACACGAGCCACACGAGTGGAGACAGTGAATGAAGTACTTTCTAACCTCTTTCCGAATGGTTTTACCGACATTTTTCGCTTCAGTTATGCCTCAGAACAACCGACGCAAGCGGTTGCAACACAAGGCACAGGAGAAATGTCAAAGTCAGCATCTGTTGCAACACCGGAGACAACAACTGAAGCCAAGCTAACAACAGCGCCTAgtagtacaacaacaactgcaacgcCATCAACCGAAAAATCAGAGCAATCACACACAAAAGCTTTCTACAGCTACGAAACAAGTGTCTCAAAGGAATATCGACGCGAACTGCGTCCTGGCCATACGGAGATTGTGGTGGAGAAGCTGCAGCTGTTGCCGCGCGGCGCCAACGTCGGCAGTGACGAGTTCAGCGATGGCAGTAATCTGATAACCAAAGACGATTTGTTGCGGATCAATCGAGCGGCAGCAGATGCGCCCGTCTTACCGAGTTTGTTAATGAATCCCAGTCAAGAGAATGCTAACGGTACAGTAGAGCAGCAGTCAAGGAAGCAAACACCAATCATCATACTGAGCGACGATAATAGCGCTGATATGGAGGGTATAAGTGCTGAAGACAATCTCATTGCAGAGTCCCAGAATGTGGGTCAACGTGTCTATCAGCGTTTACCGCTTGATGACAAGCCATATGGTTACAAAGTGGGCGTGCAAAGGCAGCGTTTACGACCCGACACTAATGCAAATGTAAGACTTATACATGATGAATCGCCAAATTTGTCAGAGTCGATAAGTCAACAGCCGATTTTTGTGGCCGAGCCGGAGCCACCAGCCGACGACGACAAGGCTGAATTATTTGTGGAAGTTTCAAGGCATGGGGCGCCCAGCCAACAACTCGACAACTTCCAGGAGCATGCAGAACAAACTTTTCACCAACTGAGTCCAACACCAGAGGCGCCGTCACGTCagtttttgcgaaatttcaatcCGGTGTTGTCTCCGGAGGCGGCCCCCTCAACGCCGAAGGCCTCCTTCCATTACGAGTCGAATGCGCTACAGCCGATTATCTTCATACAAGACGGAAAACAAGCCAGTAATCCGAGTGTGGAATCTGGTGTGGTTGCAGCAAAAGTTGAAAACGCGGCACAACCTCAGAAGCAATCCGCCACAGAGCTACCACGCCTGCCACTGCTGCAATATGACAAGGATGCCGCGCAGATACGCTACTTAAAGGAACAGCAGCtattgcaacaacagcagcagttactacaacaacagcaacaaattttgcttcagcaacaacaacaagagcaacaacatcaacaacatgCACAGTTAATaagccaacaacagcaattgcagTGGCAAgagaagcagcaacaacaaaaaatacagcaacaacaacaaatacaggagcaccaacaacaacaactgacagGTGATAAGCGACAACAAACACTTTTTCAACCAACACCACAAcatgaacaacaacagcaattgcaaCAGTTCCACAAAGAgctgcaacaacaccaacaacgtcaACAACCGATTCATCAGCATTATGCGATTTATCAGCAACATCCGCCTCCACATGAATATAAGCAAGggaagcaacagcaacagcagatCGCTtatgagaagcaacaacaagctGTAGAGCTGACACGAAGACTGCAGCAACAGCAGGAAGAAGAGAAACTaaaactacaacagcaacagcaacagcaaatacAAGAACAGCTAAGTATACAACAGGCACAACACGAAGCTCAAAGGCAAAatattcaacaacaacagccttACGCACAGACTCAatctcaacaacaacaatatgcaaCTCAGCCCTCGGCGCCAAGTCCAGCTTCTAAGCAACAGACTCAAATATCTGCTGATTCAGTAGCGGCTCCCGCCTCTTTCAATCAACAGTCCTATCACCATCCTTTAGTGACTCCTTTGTCACACAGAGCTCCAGCCACACCCACGCCTCACAGTGTAGTCTTTGTTACGCTGCACGCGCCCACCCCGCCATCACAGTTCGTAAAAGCCCAAACCTCGCCACCCACTTACACCCAAAAATCACCACATGAGTACGTCTCGGCAGCTGTAAGTGGAGCTGCGACTTCGCAGCATCCACCACATGTGTCACCTACACCACCGGCAATAGTACGACGTCCACATGGTGGGTATACATTTGTCGAAGTACAAAAATCAGTGAATATCCACAACAAACTGATCACCGAGAAAGATGGCAAGTTGGTTGAGGAACACGAAACAATTTATCCACTGCCACAGTATACGCCACAGCAATATCAGCAGCAGAAGCAACCCGCCGTTATACAGTCGTCATCCAAACCCGCAGCTATTATCCCGCCACCATCGCAGCAAGCAACACAGCAGACTGCGAAGCCCAGTGCCACAGAAGCACCCGCAAATCGAGCTGAGGTCCCGCATACTCACTATCCTATACAATATGCCCAACAACTAGCGCTGATTGAGGAGGGTGTCCATCCAAATGACTACATTCTTGTACCCAAGGAGTATGCATCGCTCTCGGCCAATCCAATAAATGTTCAGCACATCGATGAACCCGAACAGCAAGAGGAAGCTTCGTCTTACGCTCATCAACAACAAGTCTTACCACTGCCAAACCATCGCCAATCAAACGAGCATAACCATGCTGGCTATGAAAGCGAGCAGCACCCACAAGAATACGTGCAATATGTACAGCAAAATTATGCTCAACCCGCCGAGCCGCATCCTGATCCACATCCGGCgcaacaacaaacgcaacaCGCTTCTACCGAACAAAATACTCAAGAAATACACCCGCAAACGCAGCCACAGCCATATACAGAAGAGCACCACCCAGCTGTAGAAAAGGAGGTTGTCGAGCAAGTGGTCACAAAACAGGTTGAGAAAATAGTTGAGCGTCCGGTACATATACCATACCCTGTGCATGTACAGCAATACATTGATCGTCCATATCCCGTACAAGAGATCGTCGAAACGCATATACCCGTTCCATATCCGGTTCCCGAACCAGTCCCGGTACCTGTACATGTGGAACGCTATGTCGATCGTCCTTATCCAGTCGAAAAGATCGTTGAGAAGCGTATACCATATCCGGTCGAGAAAGTTGTCGAAAAGATTATAGAGAAAGAAATACCAGTAGAAGTTGAAAAAGTAGTTGAGAAACTAGTTGATCGTCCAGTGCCCATACCCATACGCGTGCCTGTCGCTGTACCAGTACCGTACACGCATCAGCCACTTCCTGAATATAATGAAAACGCTGAGATTTACAGCCCTCTCTACCATCCACATCCGAATGCGCTCGGCGGTTGGTCTGATCAGACTGTAATCAGCGATTACGGCGGTCGGCGCCCCACGAATCTGCAAATACCGCCGAAAGTTTTGCAAAACTACTATACACGCATGCTGAAGAAACTACTGCCACAAGCGTTGGCGCAGCGTGGTACACCATCGTCTGAATCGTCAACCTCAAACAcgatttacacacatacacaggcgCGCCctaaaaaaccaacaacaagcaCAGCAAATGCCTTGAAGACCACAAAACAACCGATATCTGTCTCACCAAGCAGTTCACCAAACAAGCAACACTCCTTCAAGATCGGCGATATACGCTTCGATTTGAAgccaccaccgccaccaccaaCTGGTCCCGAATGGTCGAAGGGTTCGCGTTATATTTACAACACCCTGCCGCATGATCTTTCCGTGGCAGATTCGTCTGACACCGAACAGTTGGCGGACACATATAATGGTCCCTTCACGTCACACAACGAGGCCTACGATGAGTTTCAACGCTGGCGTAACGGTCACACCTTGAAGCGCAGTCCGCAATTTGGCAGAAATTTACAAATGGAGTATGGTTTCAAGCCGCCACTGGTGCCCTCTGTGGAGATCAATGATCAAGGTATACCTTTGAATGCCGAAGAAAAGAAGTCGGAGCAGTAA